From Clostridium sp. SY8519:
GATTTTTTTGTTAAATCAGAGTATACCACGGAGTTATGAACTTTTCTACTGCAAATATGGGACGACAACCCATACCATAAAAATCGGAAAATTGAAAAGCTGTAAAGAAGCAAATTTAACGCTTTTGCCGCTGTACAGCCCCCGCCGTTCCGTGGTACAATGAAACCACGGAATAGTGGGGCTGGCTGTCGGAAACGGAGGATTTTATGTTAAGACAAGCCACCCAAAACCTCATTACCGCCCTTTATCCGAGATTGTCCCACGAGGATGAATTGCAAGGCGAGAGTAATTCCATATCGAACCAAAAAAGGATACTCGAAACCTACGCAAAACAGAACGGCTTTACCAATCTGCGCTGGTACACCGACGACGGTTTTTCCGGCGCGAACTTCCAGCGGCCCGGATTTCAAGCCATGCTTGCGGACATTGAAGCCGGGAAAGTGGGTACGGTCATCGTCAAGGACATGAGCCGGTTAGGGCGAAACTACTTGCAGGTAGGGTTTTACACGGAAATGCTGTTCCCTCAAAAGGGTGTGCGTTTTATCGCTGTCAACGATAATGTGGACAGTGCCAGCGAGGGCATGGACAACGATTTTACCCCGCTGCGAAATCTGTTCAATGAATGGCTGGTGAGAGATACGAGCAAGAAAATCAAGGCAGTGAAAAAGTCAAAAGGCATGAGCGGCAAGCCTGTTACCAGCAAGCCGGTTTACGGCTATGTGATGGACGAGGACGAGAATTTTATTATAGACGAGGAAGCCGCCCCGGTGGTGCAGCAGATTTACCAGCTTTGCCTTGCCGGGAACGGCCCGACCAAGATTGCCCGTATGCTGACGGAGCAGCAAATCCCCACGCCGGGGACGCTGGAATATCAGCGGACAGGCAGCACCCGCCGTTATCACCCAGGCTATGAGTGCAAATGGGCGACCAACACCGTCGTTCATATCCTCGAAAACCGAGAGTACACCGGATGTCTGGTGAACTTCAAAACGGAAAAGCCTTCTTATAAGGTCAAGCACAGCATAGAGAACCCCGTCGAGAAGCAGGCCATTTTCGAGAACCACCATGAGCCGATCATCGACAAGGAAACATGGGAACGGGTGCAGGAGTTACGCAAACAGCGCAAACGCCCGAACCGCTACGATGAAGTGGGGCTGTTCTCCGGGATTTTGTTCTGCGCCGACTGCGGCCATGTGCTGTATCAGCAGCGGTATCAGAACAAAGACCGCAAACAGGACTGCTACATCTGCGGCAGCTACAAGAAGCGCACCCGCAACTGTACGGCGCACTTTATCCGCACCGATCTGTTGACCGCTGGTGTCCTGGCAAATCTCCGGCAAGTGACCGAATACGCAGCCAAGCATGAGAGCCGGTTTGTGAAACTACTTGTCCAGCAGAACGAGATCGGCGGCAAGCGAAAGACCGCCGCAGCCATCAAGCAGCTTGAACAGGCGCAGGAACGCATTTCTGAAATCAGCCGCATTATCAAGCGGCTGTATGAGGACAATGTAAACGGCAAAATCAGCGATGAGCGTTTCATGGAACTGTCGGCTGACTACGAAGCCGAGCAAGCGGAGCTGAAAAAGAGAGCCGCCGCCCTGCAAGCCGAACTGGACAAGTCACAGGCAGCTACCGTCAACGCCGAGAAATTTATGGGCATTGTCCGCAAGCACCTTGCCTTTGAAGAACTGACCCCCACTCTCTTGCGGGAAATGATCGAGAAAATTGTGGTGCATGAGTGCAGCTATGATGAGAACGGCACCCGCAGGCAGGACATTGAGATTTATTACAGCTTTGTCGGCAAGATTGACTTGCCCGAATAACCGCCCGACCTATCCGACACAATGGCCAAGTGTCGGATAGGAACGGCAAAATTTTTTGCACTTCTATTGCTTCTTTATCACACATAAGCAAAATCCCAGGGAATGAAGCAGCTGATGGCCGGCGGCGGTGTCGCGCTCATCGGTATCACCCTCGTTCCCCTGCTTTCCGGACTGTTCGGCTAAGTAGCCCGGTCCCGGAGAGCAAATGATTTCTGCCTGACCGGGCGGGAAGTTCCTGCCCGGCCGGACGACTTGAGAAAAGGAGGTCAATCAAGCAGATGCAAACTCGTTTTTATAAGACAGGCAGTGTGCCGCCGGCACACCGGAAACCCGTGATTCACATCAGCGGATAAGGAGGATACAGCCCTTGGATACAATCTTGAATCAAATCGCGGATTGGCTCAAGGGAATGCTCGTGGACGGCATCATGAACAACCTGTCCGGCATGTTCGATGCAGTCAATCAGCAGGTCTCGGATGTGGCGACGCAGGTGGGAATGACGCCGGCAGGCTTCTCTCCGGGTATTTTCGGTCTCGTCCGGAACATCTCCGAATCCGTTATCATTCCCATCGCAGGCCTGATCCTCACCTTCATCGCCTGCTATGAGCTGATCCAGTTGATCATCGATCACAACAACCTGGCAAACTTTGAAACATGGATATTCTTCAAATGGGTATTCAAGACCTTCGTGGCAGTCATGCTGATCACAAACACCTTCAACATCACGATGGCGATCTTTGACGTCGCCCAGCATGTGGTCAACGCCAGTGCGGGACTCATCAGCGGAAGCACCGCAGTCGACGCTTCCCAGCTGGACAATATCAGAGACACCCTGGAAGCCATGGAACTGGGACCGCTTCTCGGTCTGTTCCTGCAGTCCTTCGTGGTGCAGCTCTGTTCCATGATTCTCTCGGTTCTTATCTTTGTCATCGTGTACGGGCGTATGATCGAGATCTATCTCATGGTGAGCCTGGCACCGATCCCCTTTGCGACCTTCGGAAACCGCGAGCAGAGCCAGATCGGTCACAACTATCTCCGGTCCCTTGCGGCGCTCGGATTCCAGGGATTCCTCATCATGATCTGCATCGGCATTTACGCGGTGCTGGTCCAGAGCATTTCCTTTACGG
This genomic window contains:
- a CDS encoding recombinase family protein; translated protein: MLRQATQNLITALYPRLSHEDELQGESNSISNQKRILETYAKQNGFTNLRWYTDDGFSGANFQRPGFQAMLADIEAGKVGTVIVKDMSRLGRNYLQVGFYTEMLFPQKGVRFIAVNDNVDSASEGMDNDFTPLRNLFNEWLVRDTSKKIKAVKKSKGMSGKPVTSKPVYGYVMDEDENFIIDEEAAPVVQQIYQLCLAGNGPTKIARMLTEQQIPTPGTLEYQRTGSTRRYHPGYECKWATNTVVHILENREYTGCLVNFKTEKPSYKVKHSIENPVEKQAIFENHHEPIIDKETWERVQELRKQRKRPNRYDEVGLFSGILFCADCGHVLYQQRYQNKDRKQDCYICGSYKKRTRNCTAHFIRTDLLTAGVLANLRQVTEYAAKHESRFVKLLVQQNEIGGKRKTAAAIKQLEQAQERISEISRIIKRLYEDNVNGKISDERFMELSADYEAEQAELKKRAAALQAELDKSQAATVNAEKFMGIVRKHLAFEELTPTLLREMIEKIVVHECSYDENGTRRQDIEIYYSFVGKIDLPE
- a CDS encoding VirB6/TrbL-like conjugal transfer protein, CD1112 family, translated to MDTILNQIADWLKGMLVDGIMNNLSGMFDAVNQQVSDVATQVGMTPAGFSPGIFGLVRNISESVIIPIAGLILTFIACYELIQLIIDHNNLANFETWIFFKWVFKTFVAVMLITNTFNITMAIFDVAQHVVNASAGLISGSTAVDASQLDNIRDTLEAMELGPLLGLFLQSFVVQLCSMILSVLIFVIVYGRMIEIYLMVSLAPIPFATFGNREQSQIGHNYLRSLAALGFQGFLIMICIGIYAVLVQSISFTDHIIASIWGVMGYTVLLCFTLFKTGSLAKSVFSAH